GGGACAAGAGTAGAAGATGCTACCTAATCCTGAGTATCAGATTGACTATATAGGGCCCAGAAAGTCAGGTAGATGAAGTCACCTTGGACTAGGTGTATGATTGATTGTTGCAGGGGAGGTAGAGAAAAGAACAAAAAGAGAAGATAAGGCCAAAATGATATGTTAACCAATGATGTCTCTTTCGGCTTAACAGGGCAATGTTTGAGCTTGACTCGTCTTCTTTCTTTCCTTCTCTTTATTGATACTAGAATTTTACAAGAGCACATATGATAAATTGCATTTATTCACTTTTACAGCAACATCGTCAAGCTCATCCAGGGGTCTTTGCTTACATGAACATCTGACTTTGAAGTTACATCATAGAATCTCGATCAAACATGAAAAATCTTACAGTCATCAAGGTCCTGATTACTTCACTGGGATGGAGGAGCATCTGGTTGGTTCGCAGGAAGTGCGGCTTGAAATGCAGGATGCTCATTGTAAGCATCTTGAAGCCTTGCCAAAATAGGGTACTTTGACTGCCAGACAAAATATCAATACAAGCTTATAATGCTGGTTTCTGAATAATCAGTGCAAGACATTTCACATTTGCATGTCATATACTCAGCAACAGAGAGCTTAGAATAGGGTAACATTACATACCATATCGATTTGGAAGCGTGTCACACCAGCGTGGATCTGGGGCGCCAAAAACACATCTGCCTGAAAATGGCCACAATATATATACCTACTTAGCTGATGTTACACTAACGGAGTTGGTAGGATTGTGAGTAGAGCACTTTAGCACACTCTTCACTGTGACCAGCATGTTATGTACTATCAAAGAACAAAGCCTGAGTTTGAGCTTCGAAGCACACACCATTTGGACTTCATCTCCGGTGGCATATTTACTGTCACATCCTTCCAGAAGTGTCTCAATCGCTGAAACAAAATTATCGAGGATAGTTCAGACCAACATGGATGTTGTATATGATTAGGAACGCGAGACTGAAGTAAGAGGAAAATTGCAAGTGTTTCTAAACTATTTGGTAAACTGGGTGGTAGAAATCGCACCTCTGAAGCCTTTGTCAATATAATGTTGAACCATCTGAAGGCTCTCATTGGTGTCCATTGTGCCAAGATACGAACCCTACAAAAGATCATATAGAATCACACTCCAATTACAGGAAAGTTTAACTCTGACCTGAAAAAACTTAAAGATTATATCTGTGCGCACGATGACAGCATGGCTCTGAAGAGGCTGGATGCTTGAACACACTATGCTTGCAATCTGCATCAAGGAACAAACATGCTTTATGAACTGCGCATACTAAAATGTGAAATCAACAACAGCAAGTACATAAGTAAGATAGGTTTGGTGTCTCCATCTGTTGTAAAATTGTTAACATACAACAAGTTTCATCCAATAAACATCAAAAGTTTATTTCAGTGCTTCAAATTGTTCTGTGCTTATCTCACACAAAAAAAGTGCCAACTGCCAATGGTATCCTTGGCAATAAATGTATGGACAAATACTAGTCCCATCGTGCCAATATAATTTTAAGCAGACAAGACAAGTACCTGCAAATTAAGAGCTTTCTTTTTCAGATCTCGGGGTAAGAGAGGACACTGAGGATACTTGTCTTCCATATACTGCTCAATACAAAACAAGCCCGTTAATTGCTAATATATCACTGCACAAGTGTTGTAAGAGTTAATTTTGTAAGCTCG
This window of the Triticum aestivum cultivar Chinese Spring chromosome 5D, IWGSC CS RefSeq v2.1, whole genome shotgun sequence genome carries:
- the LOC123122197 gene encoding glutathione S-transferase-like translates to MRKEEAAMSAATGKPILYSKWFSSCSHRVRIALNLKGVDFEYKATNPMTDPDYEKINPVKFVPALVDGDFVVSDSFAIILYMEDKYPQCPLLPRDLKKKALNLQIASIVCSSIQPLQSHAVIGSYLGTMDTNESLQMVQHYIDKGFRAIETLLEGCDSKYATGDEVQMADVFLAPQIHAGVTRFQIDMSKYPILARLQDAYNEHPAFQAALPANQPDAPPSQ